A window from Odocoileus virginianus isolate 20LAN1187 ecotype Illinois chromosome 24, Ovbor_1.2, whole genome shotgun sequence encodes these proteins:
- the INHBE gene encoding inhibin beta E chain gives MGLPSVQLQLVLLWALVWAQVAGSACPSCGGPALAPHPERALVLKLAKQQILEGLQLTSRPRMTHPPPQAVLTRALRRLQRGRVVPANGEQVISFAVLTDSSTATCSSTLAFHLSAPRSHHLYHARLWLSVPATLPGPLSLRIFRWGGRRRGRGSRVLLAEHRLTTPGWHALTLPSSGLKREESGVLKLRLACSPLEGNCTVAPQLLDMAGEQRPFLELKTRPKWPGAGRARRRTPSCEPATPLCCRREHYVDFRELGWRDWILQPEGYRLNYCGGQCPPHLAGSPGIAASFHSAVFSLLKANSPWPLGTSCCVPTARRPLSLLYLDRDGNVVKTDVPDMVVEACGCS, from the exons ATGGGGCTCCCCAGTGTCCAGCTCCAGCTGGTGCTGCTGTGGGCACTGGTGTGGGCACAGGTGGCAGGGTCTGCGTGTCCCTCCTGTGGGGGCCCCGCGCTGGCACCCCACCCAGAGCGAGCTCTGGTCCTCAAGCTGGCCAAGCAGCAAATCCTCGAGGGGCTCCAGCTGACCAGTCGGCCCCGGATGACCCATCCTCCACCGCAGGCGGTGCTCACCAGAGCCCTCCGGAGACTGCAGCGGGGAAGAGTGGTTCCAGCGAATGGGGAGCAGGTCATCAGCTTTGCTGTCCTCACAG ACTCCTCCACCGCCACCTGCAGCTCCACGCTCGCCTTCCACCTGTCCGCCCCTCGGTCCCACCACCTGTATCATGCTCGCCTGTGGCTATCCGTGCCCGCCACCCTTCCCGGCCCTCTTTCCTTGAGGATTTTCCGatgggggggcaggaggagaggccgCGGGTCCCGCGTCCTTCTGGCTGAGCACCGGTTGACAACCCCAGGCTGGCACGCCCTGACTCTGCCCTCTAGCGGATTGAAGCGCGAGGAGTCTGGTGTCTTGAAACTCCGACTGGCCTGCAGTCCCCTAGAAGGCAACTGCACTGTCGCCCCACAGCTCCTGGACATGGCAGGAGAGCAACGGCCCTTCCTAGAACTTAAGACCCGGCCCAAATGGCCTGGGGCAGGCCGCGCCAGGAGGAGGACCCCCAGCTGCGAGCCTGCGACCCCCTTGTGCTGTCGGCGAGAGCATTACGTAGACTTCCGGGAGCTGGGGTGGCGGGACTGGATCCTGCAGCCCGAGGGGTACCGGCTGAATTACTGCGGAGGCCAGTGTCCCCCCCACCTGGCTGGCAGCCCCGGCATCGCCGCCTCCTTCCATTCTGCTGTCTTCAGCCTCCTCAAGGCCAACAGCCCCTGGCCCTTGGGTACTTCCTGCTGTGTCCCTACTGCCCGAaggcctctctctctcctctaccTCGACCGTGACGGCAACGTGGTCAAGACAGATGTGCCAGATATGGTGGTAGAGGCCTGTGGCTGCAGCTAG